One segment of Thermoanaerobacter kivui DNA contains the following:
- a CDS encoding M48 family metallopeptidase — MVDIKIEKIIRSKRKTIALQITDNATLIVKAPFGIDEKTIFDVIQKHSRWIEEKKKEIEARGPKALKKEFVNGEGFLYLGKYYKLYIVDNQEVPLKLEDGFYLSRDFLNKAKEVFIDWYKKEAFKKISERVKWYAQKSNLKYNKINITSAQKRWGSCSSNGNLNFSWRLIMAPISVIDYVVVHELAHLEERNHGKNFWIKVKMLMPDYKKQEDWLKKNGYLLNL; from the coding sequence ATGGTAGACATAAAGATTGAGAAAATAATACGTTCAAAAAGAAAGACAATAGCATTGCAGATTACAGATAATGCTACTCTTATAGTGAAAGCACCTTTTGGTATAGATGAAAAGACGATTTTTGATGTGATACAAAAGCATTCAAGGTGGATTGAGGAGAAAAAGAAGGAGATAGAGGCAAGGGGTCCTAAAGCTTTAAAAAAGGAATTTGTGAATGGGGAAGGGTTTTTATATCTTGGTAAGTATTATAAGCTGTATATAGTAGATAATCAGGAGGTTCCTCTTAAGCTTGAAGATGGTTTTTATCTTTCAAGGGATTTTTTAAATAAAGCAAAAGAGGTTTTTATTGATTGGTATAAAAAAGAAGCTTTTAAGAAGATATCTGAAAGAGTCAAGTGGTATGCACAAAAGAGTAATTTAAAATACAATAAGATAAATATTACGTCTGCACAAAAAAGGTGGGGTTCTTGTTCTTCAAATGGAAACTTAAACTTTTCATGGAGACTTATAATGGCTCCTATTTCTGTAATAGACTATGTTGTTGTGCATGAGCTTGCACACTTGGAAGAAAGAAATCATGGAAAGAATTTCTGGATAAAAGTAAAGATGTTAATGCCAGATTATAAAAAGCAGGAAGACTGGCTCAAGAAAAATGGTTATTTGCTGAATTTGTAA
- a CDS encoding GNAT family N-acetyltransferase: MEKFYQPVLETPRLILKKISLEDAEDMFEYARDPEVTKYVSWEYHKSIEDSVKFINLLLSKYANSEPSDWGLYLKENGKLIGTCGYVFIDEKNMTGEIGYVLGKKYWNKGLMTEAVKKVIEFGFKKLNLNRIQARCKVENIPSERVMQKVGMKFEGILRETVFIKGRFWDMKMYSILKREYELNN, translated from the coding sequence ATGGAAAAGTTTTATCAACCTGTTCTTGAGACTCCAAGGCTTATATTAAAGAAAATAAGTTTAGAAGATGCGGAAGACATGTTTGAATACGCAAGGGATCCAGAAGTTACAAAATATGTATCATGGGAATATCATAAAAGTATTGAGGATTCTGTAAAGTTTATTAATCTTTTGTTGTCAAAATATGCAAATAGTGAGCCTTCAGACTGGGGATTATATTTAAAAGAAAATGGCAAATTAATTGGAACATGTGGATATGTATTTATTGATGAAAAGAATATGACAGGAGAAATAGGGTATGTGCTTGGCAAAAAATACTGGAATAAAGGACTTATGACAGAGGCAGTTAAAAAAGTAATAGAGTTTGGCTTTAAAAAGTTGAATCTTAATAGAATACAGGCAAGGTGCAAGGTGGAAAATATACCTTCTGAGAGAGTAATGCAAAAAGTTGGTATGAAGTTTGAAGGGATATTGAGAGAAACAGTTTTTATAAAAGGGAGATTTTGGGATATGAAGATGTATTCTATTTTGAAAAGAGAGTATGAATTAAATAATTAG
- a CDS encoding DUF2357 domain-containing protein has product MDLRHTGSDVDLIYISTPKFDFSIKGNPYHPNVGALNINENVRAKIYISCTEYTAKIYSPIEDKLVSYAGDSYPLFYEQQNYEIVIEKKTDDEVSFWHENINIRNKVRFVGASKRVLSGIINFKNDIGYSELIMLVNNREYLKVTIEVFPSKIDYQKDYYALLQDINNELYNLIFDFYKRTYFYSMTKNKVGNSLTEFFAIINQVFDKLNKSIMIVLNMPHHVLKKDREILKYYTAKRVDREGIKWINKHPQYVKNINGEIIVDKVCSVKSSITYDTYENRLVKYIIKSIIKKLNLVKKNYEKESSIVDENIKKSIEAMIYKLGRHLNYSFLKDVGDIYTMNSLSLVLNMAPGYKDVYKYYIMLLKGLMIREYIFKISMKDLAILYEYWCFIKLNSILREKYNLVKQGIIKFNNRGLTVTLTKGEETRVEYQNPKNGEIYSLVYNKKFKYDNIPTTPQMPDSILSLSKVGSNTIFKYVLDAKYKINPAVVDTDYYNKYRSPGPEEEDINTMHRYRDAIVYENKNNKNFERMVFGAFVLFPYSDEEKYKEHHFYKSIEKVNVGGLPFLPGSTKLVEKFIDDLINNSFESAFEDSVFQGGTYEYIDQVKFDDKEVLVAPLSSKEQLDINLKYNFYHIPYKNIKSSGMKFKYVAIYQSIKKFDKEAGIHYYGRIKGFEIVKRKDIKEIPKDSDELYVKFEIEEWKKLERPITCGPFGVTNRIYTNLFLLKNAKNVSELCIKTKEDYRLYLELKRLYEHQEEFLKVNINSKVIDENTKITGFKIGNLTIFINEGYYNIYKDDILRDKIPIEEFSKRPNAIIKRIRNKM; this is encoded by the coding sequence ATGGATTTACGTCATACTGGCTCTGATGTTGACCTTATTTATATATCTACTCCGAAATTTGATTTTTCAATAAAAGGCAATCCTTATCATCCTAATGTTGGAGCTCTAAATATCAATGAAAACGTAAGGGCAAAAATATATATCTCGTGTACAGAATATACTGCTAAAATTTATTCGCCAATAGAGGATAAGTTGGTGTCATATGCGGGGGATAGTTATCCTCTTTTTTATGAACAGCAAAATTATGAAATTGTGATTGAGAAAAAAACTGATGATGAGGTGTCATTTTGGCATGAGAATATAAATATTAGGAACAAAGTACGTTTTGTAGGTGCTTCCAAAAGAGTATTATCAGGTATTATTAACTTTAAAAATGATATTGGATATTCAGAGCTTATTATGCTAGTGAATAATCGAGAATATCTAAAGGTAACTATTGAGGTTTTTCCTTCTAAAATTGACTATCAAAAGGATTATTATGCTCTTTTACAAGATATTAACAATGAATTATACAATCTTATATTTGATTTTTATAAAAGGACATACTTTTATAGCATGACTAAAAACAAGGTAGGAAACAGCCTCACTGAATTTTTTGCGATTATAAATCAAGTGTTTGATAAGTTAAATAAATCGATCATGATTGTGCTAAATATGCCCCATCATGTATTAAAAAAAGATAGGGAAATACTCAAATATTATACTGCAAAAAGGGTTGACAGAGAGGGAATAAAATGGATTAACAAGCATCCTCAATATGTGAAGAACATTAATGGGGAAATAATAGTTGACAAAGTTTGCTCTGTAAAGAGTTCTATTACCTATGATACATATGAAAACAGATTGGTAAAATACATTATAAAATCTATAATAAAAAAGCTTAATTTAGTTAAGAAAAATTATGAAAAAGAATCAAGTATTGTTGATGAAAATATTAAAAAAAGCATTGAAGCGATGATATATAAGCTTGGAAGGCATTTAAATTACAGTTTTTTGAAAGATGTTGGAGATATATATACTATGAATTCACTTTCCCTTGTGCTTAATATGGCACCAGGATACAAGGATGTTTATAAATATTATATTATGCTTTTAAAGGGACTTATGATAAGGGAATACATTTTTAAAATATCTATGAAAGATTTGGCTATATTATATGAATATTGGTGTTTTATCAAACTTAATTCAATATTGAGAGAAAAATATAATCTTGTAAAGCAAGGTATTATTAAATTTAATAATCGAGGACTTACTGTTACTTTGACAAAAGGCGAGGAGACTCGTGTTGAATATCAAAATCCAAAAAATGGGGAGATATATTCCCTAGTGTACAATAAGAAATTTAAATATGATAATATCCCAACTACACCTCAAATGCCTGATAGTATATTATCGTTGAGTAAAGTTGGATCAAACACTATATTTAAATATGTACTTGATGCAAAATACAAAATAAATCCTGCAGTTGTTGATACAGATTATTATAATAAATATCGTTCTCCAGGTCCGGAAGAAGAGGATATAAACACTATGCATAGATACCGTGATGCCATTGTGTATGAAAATAAAAATAATAAAAATTTTGAGAGAATGGTTTTTGGGGCTTTTGTATTGTTTCCATATTCTGACGAAGAAAAATATAAAGAACATCATTTTTATAAAAGTATTGAAAAAGTTAATGTGGGAGGACTGCCATTTTTACCTGGTTCTACTAAGCTTGTTGAGAAATTCATAGATGACCTTATAAATAATTCTTTTGAGTCAGCTTTTGAAGATTCAGTTTTTCAAGGTGGTACATATGAATACATTGATCAAGTAAAGTTTGATGATAAAGAAGTACTTGTTGCTCCGTTGTCAAGTAAAGAGCAGCTTGATATAAATCTCAAATATAATTTTTATCATATACCTTATAAAAATATTAAGTCTAGCGGTATGAAGTTTAAATATGTTGCGATATACCAGTCAATCAAAAAATTTGATAAAGAAGCTGGGATACACTATTATGGGAGGATAAAAGGTTTTGAAATAGTAAAAAGGAAAGATATAAAAGAAATACCAAAGGATTCTGATGAGTTATATGTGAAATTTGAAATAGAAGAATGGAAAAAGCTTGAAAGACCTATTACTTGTGGTCCTTTTGGAGTTACAAATCGTATATATACTAATTTGTTTCTTCTTAAGAATGCAAAAAACGTATCAGAACTTTGTATAAAAACAAAAGAAGACTATAGACTTTATTTGGAACTTAAGAGGTTGTATGAGCATCAAGAAGAATTTTTAAAAGTCAATATTAATAGTAAAGTGATTGACGAAAATACAAAAATAACAGGCTTTAAAATAGGGAATTTAACGATATTTATAAATGAGGGTTATTATAATATCTATAAAGATGATATTTTACGAGACAAAATACCTATAGAAGAATTTTCAAAAAGACCTAATGCAATTATAAAGAGGATAAGAAATAAGATGTAG
- a CDS encoding MrcB family domain-containing protein, translating into MSLKTLFKEVMDNYIKVRTSQPFKGNRIGDILRKEIPQEIQKFDFIGDEYFIKGSNGQGNWAEIPWVAIMDKNITQTTMEGVYIVYLFSSDMKRLYLTLNQGYTKLKDKYGKFGANEKMLSLASKIRNKIEAKGWNTDNNLSIGNEFYEKGTIFYKKYENDDLADDETLKKDLHDLINIYKKTVFVLSGEDNDQIYENKEDYIPDNDTSYNVKDELDYIKSYIKNQGFSYNDKLIENFYLSLKSKPFLILAGISGTGKSKLARLFAEAIGCNTKNGRFMLVPVRPDWSDSTELLGYKDMHNKFHPGVLTNFIKRAINDINRPYFFVLDEMNLARVEYYFSDILSIIESRKKDGDRIVTDPLLNKELLDEDSFHEYGNLYIPENLYFIGTVNMDETTFPFSKKVLDRANVIEFSDVNLDYFFGDTEEITEKVLNNSFLKSEFLTLNDCLDYREIIDDVILVLKKINDVLREGNLHFGYRVRDEISFYMIHNELNGLMNFDEAMDLEILQKILPRIHGSSISIKKILVELFKICSGNYESKYEYEDMDVSDKMLKDMDNCVYPRSAEKIIYMVRRYEEDGFTSYWL; encoded by the coding sequence ATGTCACTAAAGACTCTTTTTAAAGAGGTTATGGATAATTATATAAAAGTAAGAACCTCACAGCCATTTAAAGGGAATAGAATAGGAGATATATTACGAAAAGAAATACCTCAGGAGATACAAAAATTTGATTTTATAGGTGATGAATATTTTATTAAAGGCTCTAATGGTCAAGGTAACTGGGCAGAAATTCCTTGGGTTGCTATTATGGACAAAAATATTACACAAACTACAATGGAAGGGGTATATATTGTTTATCTATTTTCTTCTGATATGAAAAGGCTATATTTAACTTTGAATCAAGGCTATACTAAGTTAAAAGATAAATATGGCAAATTTGGGGCCAATGAAAAAATGTTATCTCTTGCTTCAAAAATAAGGAATAAAATAGAGGCAAAGGGATGGAATACAGATAATAATTTATCAATTGGCAATGAATTTTATGAAAAAGGGACAATATTTTATAAAAAATATGAGAATGATGATTTAGCAGATGATGAAACATTAAAAAAAGACCTTCATGATTTGATAAATATTTATAAAAAAACCGTTTTTGTTTTAAGCGGTGAAGATAATGATCAAATATATGAAAATAAGGAAGATTATATACCTGACAACGATACTAGTTATAACGTCAAAGATGAACTTGATTACATAAAAAGTTACATAAAAAATCAGGGGTTTAGCTACAATGATAAGTTAATAGAAAATTTTTATTTATCTTTGAAGTCAAAGCCATTTTTAATTCTTGCAGGTATTTCAGGTACAGGGAAAAGCAAACTTGCAAGACTTTTTGCGGAGGCTATAGGTTGCAATACCAAGAATGGACGATTTATGTTGGTACCTGTAAGACCCGACTGGTCAGATTCTACGGAATTATTAGGTTACAAAGATATGCATAATAAATTTCATCCTGGAGTTTTAACAAATTTTATAAAAAGGGCTATAAACGATATAAATAGACCTTACTTTTTTGTATTGGATGAAATGAACCTTGCACGGGTAGAGTATTATTTCAGCGATATTCTTTCAATTATAGAGTCACGAAAAAAGGATGGCGATAGAATTGTTACAGATCCCCTTTTGAATAAAGAACTGTTAGATGAAGATTCTTTCCATGAATATGGCAATTTGTACATACCTGAAAATTTATATTTCATTGGCACTGTTAATATGGATGAGACTACGTTTCCCTTTAGCAAAAAAGTGCTTGATAGAGCAAATGTTATTGAGTTTTCTGATGTAAACCTCGATTATTTTTTTGGAGATACAGAAGAAATTACTGAAAAAGTATTAAACAATAGTTTTTTAAAGAGTGAATTTCTAACATTAAATGATTGTCTTGATTATAGGGAAATTATTGATGATGTGATTTTGGTTTTAAAAAAAATTAATGATGTTCTAAGAGAAGGAAATTTGCATTTTGGTTATAGGGTAAGAGATGAAATAAGTTTTTATATGATACACAATGAGTTAAATGGTTTAATGAATTTTGATGAAGCGATGGATTTAGAAATATTGCAAAAGATTTTGCCCAGGATACACGGAAGCAGTATCAGTATAAAGAAAATACTTGTCGAATTATTTAAAATATGTTCTGGCAATTATGAAAGCAAGTATGAATATGAGGATATGGATGTTAGTGATAAGATGCTTAAAGATATGGATAATTGTGTATATCCAAGGTCAGCAGAAAAAATTATTTATATGGTAAGGAGATATGAAGAAGATGGATTTACGTCATACTGGCTCTGA